GGTCGATGCCCTGCATCCGAAAATGCACGGGCAAGACTTCATAAAAGATGCCGAGCGGAAAGCCTTCCGCGAAATACAATACACCGACCCAGAACATGCGGGACTTGAGTAGGGATCTTTCGCTCATGCAGGGGCCAATGCGTCACGGTAGTCGAGGATGCGTGAAACCTACGCTATCCTTGCCGCGGCGGCCAGTGGCTGACGAAGACTGCGGATGCGATGCCGCAGATTAAGCGAGGAGTGGGTGGACAGGGATGACGATGGCGCAGGAAGTGGCAGTAACGGTCGGGCGACTGGAAGAACTTGATGATCCGGGTTGCAGGGAATTTCGGATTGGTGACGGTGAATGGCCGTTCCGCGGCTTCATTGTTCGCAAGGCGGACGCGGTGCATGCCTATCAGAATTATTGCGCACACGCCGGTCACCCGCTGAACTTCAAACCCGACAGCTTCCTGACCAAGGATCAGTCGCTGATCATCTGTTCATCGCACGGTGCGTTGTTCGAAATCGAATCAGGTCTTTGCATCGCCGGGCCTTGTCCGGGCAAGACATTGCGCCGTGTTCGCGCCGAAGTAATCGACGGCGAGGTGGTGGTCTACGGGCCGGATTCAGCCTGACGACTTACTCCGAGTTTTCCAGGATCTCCAGCGGGTCTTGCCAGCCCAGCGGCAAATCGCCCGGTTCGCTGTCCAGAAAATCCTCGGCGGTCATGTCGACTGAGCCGGACCAGTCTTCCGGGGCGCGGACCTGTTCAATGAGCAGCGCGGGCCAGGCTTCCATGTCAACTTCATCGATCGTACCGTCGAAGTACTGCAATTCGATGGTTGAATCCTGTTCGTCGACAGCAACGACCTCGAACAGCGTCCCGTTACTGCGGCGGTACCAGTGCCCGATTACCGGGAATACGACAGCCATGGTGCTTACCTCCTCCGATTGAATCAATTCCTGCTGGGTTTCCGCGGCTCCCTTACCCCTAGGTATAGTTGATTCGCACCGCATAGCAACCTGCGGTACCGGCGATGCTTGCGCCTGCGCTTCCCTGTTTGTCGCAGCTGTTTGAAATTGCGAACTATATCCGCCGCAACTTCCAGTCAACTATCGCATGGCCGCATTTCAGACCGCGTCGTTCGAACTTCGTTGTGGGTCTGTCCAGTGGCCGATCGCCGCGGTGTTCCCGGCGTTCAATCAATTCAAATTGATGCGCATGGGCAATTTGTTCGTCTATGTGCTCCGCGTAGCCAGCCCAGTCAGTGGCGATGTGCAGATTGCCGGAAGGAGCAAGCTTAGCCGCGCACAATTGCAGAAAGTCAGGGTTGACGATGCGTCGCTTGTGGTGCCGCTTCTTCGGCCACGGGTCCGCGAAGTAGAGGTTGATTCTGTCGAGTGACGCATCGGCCACCTGCTTCGCGAGGACTTCCAGTGCATCGTGTGCGATCAGCCGCAAATTTGAAATTGCGGCAGCTTCAATGTGCAGCAGGCAGTGGCCCACACCCGGCTCGTGCACTTCGACACCCAGGTAGTTGCGTTCGGGGTCGCCGGCCGCTTGTTCGACCAGGGTTTCGCCATTGCCGAAACCGATCTCCAGAACCGTCGGTGCGTGGCGCCCGTACACGGACGCGAAATCCAGATGCTGCTCTTTATAATCGAGACCGAACTGTGGCCAGAGGTCGCGCATGGCCCGGTTCTGTGCACTGGTCATACGGCCCGTGCGGCGGACAAAACTGCGCACGGTTCGTTGGTTTCGTTTGTCGTTTCCGGTCTCTTCCGGCATCACGCGGTTCCCAGGATGGCGAAGGGCGCTGTAGTGCTTACAGCGCCGGAAAAAGTGTCGAAACGGACGTTAAGCGGTAGCCGTGCGGCGGGAAAGCCGGCATCGTGAGGCACCGCGCCATCACGCGCGCGGACGACCTTTGGCGAAGGCAATAACGGCACCTGCCAGCAGTCCGGCGCCCAGCCACGGCAGCGTTTCCAGTGCCAGCAATACCGTGCCACACAGCGCTGCGGTGCTGCCCAGCAGCAGGACAAAGCGTTGCCGCGACTGGCTCGCCAGCTGCTGGTCGATCCGGGTCAGATCGTCAGAGCGCACGGTCATGCTCAAGCTGCCGCTCGCCGCCTGATCGGCCAGGTATTTGACCACGCCCGGCAGCTCGCGCAGCGCTTCCCGCAGTTGCGGAAGGTTCTGGCGGATGCTGTCGATAACGGCGCGACCGCCGACCTGCTCGTCCATCCAGCGCTTGAGCACCGGATGCGCGGTTTTCCAAAGGTCGAGTTGCGGATACAGCTCGCGGCCCAGCCCTTCAATATTGAACAGGGTCTTCTGCAACAAAATAAGTTGCGGTTGAATTTCCATGTCAAAACGGCGCGCCGTTTCAAACAAGCGAATCAATACTTGCGCAAAGGAGATTTCCGCGAGCGGCTTGTTAAAGATCGGTTCGCACACCGTGCGGACGGCAGATTCCAGTTCGTCCACGCGGGTATGCGCCGGTACCCAGCCGGAATCGACATGCAGCTTCGCAATTTTCAGATAGTCGCGATCGAAAAACGCCAGGAAATTTTCGGCGAGGTAGTGCTGGTCGGTCGGGCTTAACGTGCCGACGATCCCAAAATCGATCGCAGCGTACTTCGGCTGCGCCGGGTCATCGATCTGCACAAAGATATTGCCGGGATGCATGTCGGCGTGAAAAAAATTGTGGCGGAATACCTGGGTGAAGAATATTTCGACCCCGTTTTCCGCCAGCTTCTGAATGTCCGTGCCGGTCTCGCGCAGCGTTTGCATGTCGCTGATCGGTACGCCGTAAATGCGTTCCTGCACCAGTACCTGGGTTCGGCAGTAATCCCAGTACACGTCGGGCACGTACAACAGATCCGAGTTCTCGAAGTTGCGCTTCAGCTGCGCCGCATTGGCGGCTTCGCGCATCAGGTCGAGTTCATCGATGATGGTTTTCTCGTACTCGGCCACAACCTCCAGCGGTCGCAGCCGTTTGCTGCCGGGCCAGTAGCGATCAGCCAGGCCGGCGATCAGGAACAGTACTTCGAGGTCGCGATCAATCAGCGCCCGCACACCGGGTCGCAATACCTTGACGATGACTTCGCTGCCATCGTGCAGGGCGGCGCTGTGTACCTGCGCAATCGACGCGGCCGCCAGTGGCGCGTCGTCAAAGCGCGCGAATACCGACTGCACGGATTCACCGTAAACCTCGTCGAGTATGCGTACCGCTTCCTCCGAGGCAAAAGGCGGCACCTGATCTTGCAGTTTGGCCAGTTCGTCTGCGATGTCCGGCGGCAACAGGTCGCGCCGGGTCGACACCGCCTGGCCAAATTTCACGAAAATCGGGCCAAGTTCCTCCAGCGCGAGACGGAGCCGCTGACCCAAGGGCCCATCGGCATCCTTGCTGCGCGGGAACAGGTAGAAAAAGTAACGCAATGGCCGCAGAAAGTGGGTCGTCTTGATGATCTCGTCGAGACCGTGGCGAACCAGTACGCGTTGTATGCCCAGCATTCGGAGCAGGGTACGCCGACGAAAGATCATTCAGCCGTTATCCCTGGCCGCTTCGAGTCGGGCCATGCGTGCCTCGGCGCGTTCGACGTCGTCGCGCAGCACCTGGACGGCATCCCGAAATTCGTCTGCTTCCAGTCGGCTCGGCACACTGCGGCTCTCTTCCTGCAGGTATTCGCCTATGTTGGCACGCAGCGTGGAGCGCGCCTCCCGACCCCACCGGCTGACATTGCGAACAATGTCGCCAATACCGTGCGCGGCCGTATCACCCACAACCCCGGACAGTTGTTCTTCCAGATCAGGTCGCGCGTAACGCAACAGCTCACGAAAGTCATTGGCGACCAGTGCGTCGCCGGTCAGATCGATGCGGCCATCGCGAATGAGTGCTTCGCCGTCCTCACCCGCCAGTCTGGCGAGTGACAGGAGAGACCCGGTGATGACGACGTCCGGTTCAATATCATCAAGCGTATTAAGGGCCAGACGATCGTGACTGGCCGTCAAGCCGACTGCCAGTGCCGTGTCCCGTACGCGAATTGCCACTGTCTTCGTATCCAGCCGTGCGCAGAGTTGTTGCGCAGGCGTGACCTGTGCGATCTGCCTGTTCAACAGTGACACGACCGGGTTAAACAGTGCGAAGAGCGGGTCCATCAGAGTCGCACGCCGGTGTGCAAAGCGACGATGCCGCCTGCCATGTTGGTGTATTTGCAGCGTTCGAAACCGGCTTCCTGCAGCATGCGCAGCAGCGTTTCCTGATCCGGGTGCATGCGTATTGATTCGGCGAGGTACTGGTAGCTGGCATCATCTCCGGCGACCAGCTTGCCGAGCATCGGCAGTACCTTGAAGGAATAAGCATCGTAGGCCGGTTGCAAGACTTCTGCCGGCTTTGAAAATTCGAGGATGAGCAGTTTGCCGCCGGGCTTCAGTACCCGGAACATGGAGGCAATGGCACGTTCCTTGCGGCTGACATTGCGCAGGCCAAAGGCAATCGTGATGCGGTCAAAGGTGCCGTCCGCGAACGGCAGTTGTTCCGCGTCCACCTGGGCGATGGAGAGATTACCGGCCACGCCGGCGTCTACCAGTCGTCGCCGGCCTTCGCGCAGCATACTGGCATTGATGTCGGCCAGCACGACCTGACCGGATGCACCGACCTGCCGGGAAAACGCCAGCGCCAAATCGCCGGTGCCACCGGCCAGGTCCAATACCTTCTGGCCGCGTCGAACGGCCGCTTCGGTAATCGTCTGGCGTTTCCACAGACGGTGCAGTCCGCCCGACATCAGATCGTTCATGACGTCGTAGCGGCTCGCTACCGAATCGAACACGCCACGAACGCGGCGAGCCTTGTCGGCCAGCGGGACGGTTTGGTAACCGAAATGTGTGTTGTCGTCGCTCATGGGTCCGGGCTGTCTGGCGGAGTGCGGCGAGCATAACCCGCAGCCGTCAGGCGGTCGAGGTAGTCGGCCCAGCGCTTATCCTGCTCACGGCCCAGTTCATGCAGGTAACGCCACGAAAACAACCCTGAATCGTGGCCATCGTCGAAAATCAGGCGCACGGCGTAGCGGCCAACCGGCTCGACTTTCAGTACTTTTACGTCTTCTTTACCCGTTTGCAGCACTTCCTGACCGGGGCCGTGGCCTTTGACTTCGGCGGACGGCGAGGAGACCCGCAGGTATTCGAAGGACAAATCGAACTGCTGGCCGTCGTCGAAACTGACGGTCAGGCAACGCGACTCCGTGCGCAGCCGAATTTCGGTCGGTGTGGGATCCATAGCGGTTGCCTTCTGCTCAGAGTATGTAGCGACTCAGATCCTCGTCCTGCGACAGTTCACCGAGGTGGGCATCCACGTAGGCCGCGTCGACCAGCACCTCGGTGCCGCTCTTGTCCGAGGCTTCGAACGACACCTGTTCCAGCAGCCGTTCCATGACCGTGTGCAAGCGCCGGGCGCCGATGTTCTCGGTGGTTTCATTGACGTGAAACGCAACCTCGGCCAGCCGGCGTACGCCGTCGTCGGTGAAATCCAGCTTCACTTCTTCGGTGGCGATCAGTGCTTTGTACTGTGAGGTGAGCGAGGCGTCCGGTTCGGTCAGGATGCGAATGAACTCTTCGGTCTTCAGTGGCTTCAGCTCGACCCGGATCGGGAAGCGGCCCTGCAGTTCCGGAATAAGGTCAGACGGTTTGGAAACGTGGAACGCACCGGAGGCGATGAACAGGATGTGGTCCGTGCGCACCATGCCGTATTTGGTGTTGATGGTTGAGCCTTCGACCAGCGGCAGCAGGTCGCGCTGCACGCCCTCGCGGGAGACATCTGCGCCCATCGTCTCCGAACGGCGGGCCACTTTGTCGATTTCGTCGAGAAACACGATGCCATGCTGTTCGACGGCCTCGACCGCCTGCAGCTTCAGCTCTTCCTCGTCGAGCATCTTCGCCGCTTCTTCGTCGGTCAGCAGCTTCATTGCTTCGCGAACCTTCAGCTTGCGGGTCTTGCGCTTGTTGTTCGACAAATTCTGGAACATGCCCTGCAGCTGGCTGGTCATTTCTTCCATACCGGGCGGGGCCATGATTTCGACGCCAACCGGCATCACCTGGATATCGATCTCGACCTCTTTGTCGTCCAGTTTGCCCTCGCGCAGCATTTTGCGAAATTTCTGCCGGGTCTCACTGTTGTCACGGCGGCCGCCGGTCTCGTCGGCGTCGGCCACGTGGGGGCTGCCGGGCAACAAAGCGTCCAGCAGTCGCTCCTCGGCCGAATCCTCGGCCCGGTGGCGGACCTTGTCCATCGCCGACTCGCGTGTCAGCTTAACGGAGATGTCGACCAGATCACGGATGATGCTGTCCACCTCCCGGCCGACATAGCCAACTTCGGTGAACTTGGTCGCTTCTACCTTGATGAACGGTGCTTTCGCCAGCTTGGCCAGGCGTCGGGAAATTTCCGTCTTGCCGATGCCGGTGGCGCCGATCATCAGAATGTTCTTGGGCGTGATTTCGCTGCGCAGGGGTTCGTCGACCTGCACCCGCCGCCAGCGATTGCGCAATGCTATGGCAACGGCGCGCTTCGCTTCGTCCTGGCCAATGATGTGCTTGTCCAGTTCCTGGACGATCTCTCTCGGGGTCATTTGTGACATGTTATTTCTTGCCGCCAGCGGTGGATGGCAGTTCCTCAATGACGATATTTCGGTTGGTGTAGACGCAGATATTGCCGGCGAT
The DNA window shown above is from Woeseia oceani and carries:
- a CDS encoding DUF6763 family protein, with protein sequence MAVVFPVIGHWYRRSNGTLFEVVAVDEQDSTIELQYFDGTIDEVDMEAWPALLIEQVRAPEDWSGSVDMTAEDFLDSEPGDLPLGWQDPLEILENSE
- a CDS encoding ubiquinone biosynthesis accessory factor UbiJ, with protein sequence MDPLFALFNPVVSLLNRQIAQVTPAQQLCARLDTKTVAIRVRDTALAVGLTASHDRLALNTLDDIEPDVVITGSLLSLARLAGEDGEALIRDGRIDLTGDALVANDFRELLRYARPDLEEQLSGVVGDTAAHGIGDIVRNVSRWGREARSTLRANIGEYLQEESRSVPSRLEADEFRDAVQVLRDDVERAEARMARLEAARDNG
- the trmB gene encoding tRNA (guanosine(46)-N7)-methyltransferase TrmB produces the protein MPEETGNDKRNQRTVRSFVRRTGRMTSAQNRAMRDLWPQFGLDYKEQHLDFASVYGRHAPTVLEIGFGNGETLVEQAAGDPERNYLGVEVHEPGVGHCLLHIEAAAISNLRLIAHDALEVLAKQVADASLDRINLYFADPWPKKRHHKRRIVNPDFLQLCAAKLAPSGNLHIATDWAGYAEHIDEQIAHAHQFELIERREHRGDRPLDRPTTKFERRGLKCGHAIVDWKLRRI
- the ubiB gene encoding ubiquinone biosynthesis regulatory protein kinase UbiB, yielding MIFRRRTLLRMLGIQRVLVRHGLDEIIKTTHFLRPLRYFFYLFPRSKDADGPLGQRLRLALEELGPIFVKFGQAVSTRRDLLPPDIADELAKLQDQVPPFASEEAVRILDEVYGESVQSVFARFDDAPLAAASIAQVHSAALHDGSEVIVKVLRPGVRALIDRDLEVLFLIAGLADRYWPGSKRLRPLEVVAEYEKTIIDELDLMREAANAAQLKRNFENSDLLYVPDVYWDYCRTQVLVQERIYGVPISDMQTLRETGTDIQKLAENGVEIFFTQVFRHNFFHADMHPGNIFVQIDDPAQPKYAAIDFGIVGTLSPTDQHYLAENFLAFFDRDYLKIAKLHVDSGWVPAHTRVDELESAVRTVCEPIFNKPLAEISFAQVLIRLFETARRFDMEIQPQLILLQKTLFNIEGLGRELYPQLDLWKTAHPVLKRWMDEQVGGRAVIDSIRQNLPQLREALRELPGVVKYLADQAASGSLSMTVRSDDLTRIDQQLASQSRQRFVLLLGSTAALCGTVLLALETLPWLGAGLLAGAVIAFAKGRPRA
- the hslU gene encoding ATP-dependent protease ATPase subunit HslU; protein product: MSQMTPREIVQELDKHIIGQDEAKRAVAIALRNRWRRVQVDEPLRSEITPKNILMIGATGIGKTEISRRLAKLAKAPFIKVEATKFTEVGYVGREVDSIIRDLVDISVKLTRESAMDKVRHRAEDSAEERLLDALLPGSPHVADADETGGRRDNSETRQKFRKMLREGKLDDKEVEIDIQVMPVGVEIMAPPGMEEMTSQLQGMFQNLSNNKRKTRKLKVREAMKLLTDEEAAKMLDEEELKLQAVEAVEQHGIVFLDEIDKVARRSETMGADVSREGVQRDLLPLVEGSTINTKYGMVRTDHILFIASGAFHVSKPSDLIPELQGRFPIRVELKPLKTEEFIRILTEPDASLTSQYKALIATEEVKLDFTDDGVRRLAEVAFHVNETTENIGARRLHTVMERLLEQVSFEASDKSGTEVLVDAAYVDAHLGELSQDEDLSRYIL
- the ubiE gene encoding bifunctional demethylmenaquinone methyltransferase/2-methoxy-6-polyprenyl-1,4-benzoquinol methylase UbiE, with product MSDDNTHFGYQTVPLADKARRVRGVFDSVASRYDVMNDLMSGGLHRLWKRQTITEAAVRRGQKVLDLAGGTGDLALAFSRQVGASGQVVLADINASMLREGRRRLVDAGVAGNLSIAQVDAEQLPFADGTFDRITIAFGLRNVSRKERAIASMFRVLKPGGKLLILEFSKPAEVLQPAYDAYSFKVLPMLGKLVAGDDASYQYLAESIRMHPDQETLLRMLQEAGFERCKYTNMAGGIVALHTGVRL
- a CDS encoding gamma-butyrobetaine hydroxylase-like domain-containing protein, with amino-acid sequence MDPTPTEIRLRTESRCLTVSFDDGQQFDLSFEYLRVSSPSAEVKGHGPGQEVLQTGKEDVKVLKVEPVGRYAVRLIFDDGHDSGLFSWRYLHELGREQDKRWADYLDRLTAAGYARRTPPDSPDP
- a CDS encoding Rieske (2Fe-2S) protein; the protein is MTMAQEVAVTVGRLEELDDPGCREFRIGDGEWPFRGFIVRKADAVHAYQNYCAHAGHPLNFKPDSFLTKDQSLIICSSHGALFEIESGLCIAGPCPGKTLRRVRAEVIDGEVVVYGPDSA